GGTTGCGGCGAAATGCACCATTTCCGCAACATTCGTGCAGTGATCGCCGATCCGTTCAAGGTTGCGGGCGATGAACAGCAATTGTGCTGCACTGCTGATGGTGGCCGGGTTCTCGACCATGTGGCTGACCAGATTGCGGAAGATGGAATCGTAGAACGCATCCACCTTGTCGTCGCGCTCGATCACTTCCAGCGCCAGCGCCGGATCGCGCGCGGCAAAGGCGGTCAGCACATCGTGCACCATCTCGGTCGTTACGTCGCCCATGGCGGGCAAAAGGGTGAGCGGTTCGAAACGGCTGCGGCCCTCGATCCGGCCAACGCGCTTGGCGATATTCTTGGCGTAATCGCCGATCCGCTCGACAACGCCGCCGATCTTCAGCGCCGCGATAATCTCACGCAGGTCGTCCGCCATCGGCGCGCGCAGGGCGATGGTGCGAACGGCCATGGCATCGACTTCGCTTTCCAGCGCGTCGAGCCGCTTGTCGCGCTCCACCACCTTGGCTGCGAGTTCCTCGTCGCCATTGATCAGCGCCTGCAGCGATTCCTGCACGGCAAGCTCCGCCAGGCCGCCCATTTCGGCGATCAGGCCGCGAAGCCGCGTGATGTCTTCGTCGAATGCCTTGACTGTGTGGTCGGACGCCATCAGCCGTACCTCCCGGTGATATAATCCTTAGTACGCGTTTCGCGCGGATTGGTGAAGATGTCGCTCGTTTTGCCATATTCCACCATCTTGCCGAGGTGGAAGAAGGCCGTGCGTTGCGAAACGCGGGCGGCCTGCTGCATGGAGTGCGTGACGATCACTATGGCGTAGCGGCCGCGCAGTTCGGCGATAAGCTCTTCGATCTTTGCGGTCGCGATGGGATCAAGCGCGCTGCATGGCTCGTCCATCAGGATGACTTCGGGATCGACGGCGATGGCGCGCGCGATGCACAGGCGCTGCTGCTGGCCACCGGAAAGTGCCGTGCCGGAATCTTCCAGCCGGTCCTTCACCTCTTCCCACAGGCCCGCGCGGCGCAGGCTGCGTTCGACAACCTCGTCCAGCGCGCCCTTGCCTTCGGCCAGGCCGTGGATCTTGGGACCGTAGGCGATGTTCTCGTAGATCGACTTGGGGAAGGGGTTCGGCTTCTGGAACACCATGCCCACGCGCGCGCGCAGCTGCACCACGTCCATGCCGGAGGCGTAGATGTCCTCGCCTTCCAGTTCGATCGTGCCGGACACTTTCGCGCTCGGGATCGTGTCGTTCATGCGGTTCAGCGCCCGCAGGAATGTGGACTTGCCGCAGCCGGACGGGCCGATGAAGGCCGTCACATGCTCCTCGTGCACGTCGATGGAGACATCGTCGATCGCCTGCTTCGTGCCGTAATACACGTCCACATTGCGGGCGCGCATCTTGGGGATGCCGGTATTCTGGGTATGGTTTTCGGTCACCAGGTCTTCTCGAAACGGTTGCGCAGGTAAATGGCGAGGCCATTCATCACTAGCAGGAAGATGAGCAGGACGATAATCGCGGCGCTCGTGCGCTCCACGAAGCCGCGGTCGATCTCGTCCGACCAGAGGAAGATCTGGACCGGCAGCACCGTGGCGGGGCTGGTGAAGCCATCGGGCGGGGTGGCCACGAAGGCGCGCATGCCGATCATCAGCAGAGGCGCGGTTTCACCCAGCGCGCGGGCCATGCCGATAATAGTGCCGGTTAGGATGCCGGGCAGGGCGAGCGGCAGGACGTGGTGGAACACGACCTGCACCGGGGAAGCGCCCAGCGCCATGGCGCCGTCGCGAATGCTGGGCGGCACGGCCTTGATGGCGTTGCGGCCGGAAATGACGATCACCGGCATGGTCATCAGCGCCAGCGTCATGCCGCCGATCAGCGGCGCAGACCGGAAATTCGGGAAGATCCACAGGAACACGGCGAGGCCCAGCAGGCCGAAGATGATCGACGGGACAGCCGCAAGGTTGTTGATGGAAACCTCGATGATATCGGTCCAGCGGTTCTTCGGCGCGTATTCTTCAAGATAAAGCGCGGCCAGTACGCCTATCGGGAATGCCAGAAGCAGGGTGACGATCATCGTCAGGATGGAGCCCTTCAGCGCCCCCCAGATGCCGACCTGCTGAGGGTCGGTCGCGTCCGAACGCGAGAAGAAGCCGGGATCGAAATTGTCGGACAGCTTGCCTTCGCCCGCCAGTTGCTGGGCGAGCGGTTGCAGGTCTGCCTGACCATCACCCGAATAGGCCGTGGCAAGATCATCCGTCGCTGGCAGCCAGAGCGTGGTCTGCTGCCGCAGCAGCGAGGGATCGGCCACGATCTCGTCGGCCGCGACGCGCCATGCCTGCGGGCTCAGCTCGGCTGCACCTTCGGCACCCAGTTCCTGCTCGGCGAAGAACTGCACGACTTCGCGCAGGCCCTGGCCTTCGAGGGAACGGAACTTGTCCTTCTCGTCAGCAATCGAGGGATCGAGCGAGATGCCCGCTTCGCCAAAGTCCATCGGTACGGCGAGCTCGGCGCGCTGGAAGCCGGCGATGCCGTTGAACGTCATCGTCCCCAGCAGGAAAACCAGGATGAAGACGGATACCAGAATCGCGCCAAGGCCCATCGCCTTGAAACGACGTTCCGAGGCATAACGCTTCTTCAGTCGCGCTTCGAAGGCTTCCGTGCGGGTCGGTGCGGTGATGGCCTGCTCACTCATAAGCTTCGCGGAACCTCTTCACGACGCGCAAGGCGATGAAATTGAGGGCGAGGGTGACCAGGAACAGCACGAAGCCAAGCGCAAATGCGCTGAGCGTTGCAGGGTGGTCGAAACTGCCTTCGCCCGTAAGCATGGCCACGATCTGGAAGGTGACTGTGGTCATTGCCTCCAATGGATTGGCCGACAGATTGGCTGCGGCACCGGCCGCCATGACAACAATCATGGTCTCGCCAATAGCGCGGCTGACGGCAAGCATAATGCCGGCCACGATGCCGGGCAGGGCGGCGGGCACCAGCACGCGGCGGATCGTCTCGTTGGTGGTCGCGCCCAGTGCCAGCGAGCCATCACGCATCGCCTGCGGGACGGCGGCGATGGAATCGTCGGCCATGGAGCTTACGAAGGGAATGATCATCACGCCCATCACCATGCCCGCGGCCAGCGCGCTTTCGCTGGAGGCATTGGAAATGCCCACGGAGACGGCAAGGTCGCGGATGAAAGGTGCGACAGTCAGCGCGGCAAAATAACCGTAAACCACGGTGGGGACGCCGGCGAGCACCTCCAGCGCAGGCTTCAACACCTTGCGCCAGCGCGGCGAGGCATATTGCGTGAGGTAGATCGCGCTCATCAGGCCCAGAGGCAGCGCCACGATCATGGCGATGATGGCACCGATATAGATCGTGCCCCAGAACAGCGGGATTGCGCCGTAACGCGTGGGGTCGGGATTGTCCGGATTGGCCATGGGGTCGGGCCCCCAATGCGTGCCGAACAGGAAATCGATGGGATTGACCATGCCGAAGAATCGGATGGTCTCGAACACCAAGCTGACGACGATGCCCAGCGTGGTCAGGATGGCGACGAGCGATGCCAGCAGCAGGCCGGTCATCACGGCCTTTTCCACACGCGTGCGGGCGGTGAAGTCCGGCTTCAGGCGCAGGAAGGCCCATGCGGCCCCGGCCAGCGCGATGATCAGCGTCAGCGCAAGGCCAATCCAGTTATAGCGTGTTAGCGCATCCTCGAAGGGGCCGATCAGCTGGCGCGCCTCGGGATTGAAGACGGTGGTGGCGCTGCCGGTTGCCACGGCGCGCGCTTCGGAAATCAGCGATTGCCGCTTCATACCGAATTCCGGCAGCACGCTTGCTTCCGGGCTGGCGAGGACGTGGGCCATCACCAGTTGCGGCGATACCACGCTCCAAATCACGATGAAGATGGTGACGGGCAGGGCGATCCACAGCGCCGCATACCATCCATGGTAAGACGGGCGGGCTGCAATGCGCCCGCCCGACTGGGATGCGAAAGCCTGGGCACGCCCCCGTGCCACCAGCCATCCGGCGAGCCCCAGCCCTAAAGCCAGGAGTAGCAAAATAGCGGGTGACATGGAGGGTGCTCGGCTCCGTTACTTCAGCTTGTCGGCCGTCAGCGGAGTGAACTCCGTGGCAGCGGTGTTGGCAGTCGCCATAGCGTCTTCAGGATTTGCGACAAGGCCGATGGCAGCAAGCGAACCGCCCCGTCCCCAGTTTGCAGCCCAGGCGCCGATATATTCGCGCAGGCCGGGGATCGCTTCGAGGTGGGCGTTCTTCACGTAGATGAACAGCGGACGGGCGCCCGGGTACTGGAAGCTGGAGATGTTCTCATACGTCGGGTCCACGCCGTTCATCGGCAGGCCCTGCACGCTGTCGAGATTCTCTTCCAGGTAGCTGTAGCCGAATACGCCCACGGCGTTCTGGTTGCCACCCAGCTTCTGCACGATCAAATTGTCCTGCTCGCCCTGGTCGACATACTTCCCGTCGGAGCGGACTTCCGTGCAGACCTGGTCGTACTTGTCTTCGTCCGCTTCCTTCAGCTCGGACATGGCCGGATCGGCCTTGCAGCCCACTTCCAGGACCAGTTCTTTCAGCGCGTCACGCGTGCCGGAGGTGGAGGGCGGTCCGTAGACCAGGATCGGCAGGTCGGGCAGGGACGGATCGACATCGGACCACGTCTGCGCCGTCTGCTCCTTGCCATAGGGGCTGGCGGCCAGCGCGCGGTAAACGATTTCCGGCGTCAGGTTCATCGTGATGCCGCCCTTGGCGGATGCGAAGGCGATGCCGTCCAGGCCGACCTGGATTTCCGTGATGTTCTCCACGCCATTGGCCTGGCAATCGGCGAACTCGCTGGCCTTCATGCGGCGCGAGGCGTTCGCGATGTCGGGCGTGTCGGTGCCGACGCCCGAGCAGAACAGCTGGATGCCGCCGCCCGTGCCGGTCGATTCGATGATCGGCGAGCCGAAATCGGTGGAGCGGGCGAAGCTTTCAGCCACAGACTTTGCGAAGGGGAACACAGTGGAGGAGCCGACGACGCGGACGGAGTCGCGCGTATCGCTGCCACCAGTGCCTTCCGAACCGCAAGCGGCGAGGGCGAGAGCGGCGGTTGCCGCGATGGTACCTTTGAAGAGCATTTTCATAATCGATCCCTTTCGATTGAATTGTGCAGTCTTGAACTGAATGTCGGAATTGTGGGGCCGGCGCGAAGCTGCACCAGCCCCGTTTGGTTAGAAATCCACCTGCGCGCGCACGCCCACGACATCGACGCTGTAGTCACGGTTGCCGCTCGTTTCGGGAAGCACGGCATCGGTGTATTCGAGGCGGCCGTAATTCACGAGGAAACGGGTGTAATCGGTTGGGGTCCAGACCAGCGATGCGAAATAGCCGTTCTGCTTGCCGCCCGTGATGCCGGCATCGTTCAGGTCCAGATGGTCGTAGCGGACGTTGAACTGGATCGCGCCGATGCCGCCTTCGCCGACCGGGCTGGCCGGTTTGATACGGTTGAACGTGCCGCCCTTGTAACCGCGGCTGTCACCGGAGGTCAGGAAGACGCCTGCCTCGGCATAGCCGCCGAAGAAGGTCGGGTCCGCCAGCGCGCCGGGGCGGTCGACATTCTGCCAGAATGCTTCGCCAGCGACGTGGAAGCGGCCGGAGATGAAGGCAGCTTCCGCACCGTAACCGAACTCGCTTTCAGCGGCGAGATTGCCGGTGTTGACGAAGCGTTCGGAGGTGAAGTTGACCAGCGGACGCTGGCGGTATCGCACATTGTTGCTGTCCGTATCGGCGTAATGGACGGATGCGCCGAGGTGCAGCTGGCCGTCACCGAATTTCGGTGCGTAGACCACGCGGCCATCGAAGCTGTGCTCCTTGCCGGGAAGGTCGGAGATATTGTCGCTGAAGGCACCGGCCTGCACCGACACGTCGCCGACGCCGAATTCGACGGAGATGCCGAGCCGACGCTCGAAACCGAACGCGTCGGTGAAGGCGGCCCGCTCGATGAAGGAAGTGTGCAGGCTGCTGGTCAGCTCTTCCAGCGACTGGAAGTTGTTGTGCTGCCCGATGCTGATATCGACGCCCTTGCCTTCATAGGTGAGGATGGCGTCCGCAAGCGTGACCTGGTCACCGGCGAAATCGACTTCGAACTTGTAGCCGAAGCCGCCCGGGATATCGCCCTGCATGCCGATGCGCGCTCGCCGAAGATTGCTGCCGAAGCCGTCGGCTGCGCCGGTCGAGTCCGGCGCGGAAATGAAGCCGGCATCGGCCTGGATCCTGCCGCGCGGTTTAAAGGACCAGCCGCCATCTGCGGAAATCTCGGGTGCGCCCTTGAATTCGATTTCGGCGCCCGGTTCTGCTGCGGGGGCTACGGCTACAGCGACGGGCGCTGCGGGCTGCGTCAGCTGCGCGTTGCGAGCACGCTCCTGCTCCAGTTCCGCTTTCGTCTGCTCCAGCTCACCTTCGAGCGTGGCGACGCGGCCGGACAGTGCCGCCATTTCGGCGCGCATCTGGGCGAGTTCTTCCTGCACGGACATCGTGCCGGCCTGCTGCGCGGCAGCGGGCAGGGAGGTGAGGCTGGTTGCCGCGAGAGCAAGCCCGATGAGTGTGACGTTCCGCATTTTTCGATCCCTTCACTTGACGTGATTCCATCAAAGTCGGGTCGCCGTTATGCGCGCAATGTTACAGGCCGGTGACAGTTCGCCGGAGCGTCATCGAAGCCTGTGCACAAGTGGTTGATAAGGTCGAAAAAGAGTCTTCGGCCTGTCGCTCAGGCCGTGTCTTCGTGCAGCGGCAAACGCACGCGGACAGAGGTGCCAACGCCCAGCTCGCTGTCGATATCGAGCCGCCCGCGGTGCCGCTCCACGATATGTTTCACGATGGCGAGGCCAAGGCCGGTGCCGCCGGCAGCGCGGCTGCGACCCGGATCGGTGCGATAGAAGCGGCGCGTGAGGTGCGGCAGGTGCTCCGCCTCTATCCCTTCCCCCAGGTCGCGTACGACCAGCTCGGCCATGGACCGCGCGCCCTTCGCCAGCGAGATCGTCACGGGCTTCGCCGGATCGCCGTATTTCAGGGCATTCTCGACCAGATTTCGCACCAGCTGCTCTAGCTGCTCCGCCTCGCCCGGCACGAGGACCTGTTCGTCCATCTCATAGACAAGGCGGTCCGAATGTTCTCCGGCAGAAACGTCGTGCGAAGCGCGTTTGACAACGCTGGTCAGGTCGACACGGTCGCGCGGGACCTCATGCTTCTCGGCCTGCACCTTGGACAGTGACATCAGGTCGGCGACCAAGGATTGGAGGCGGCGCGCCTCGCGCAGCACCGTCTTGTGGAACTTGCGGATGATTGCCGGATCGGCGTCTGGCGCTTCGTCCTCCAGCGTCTCGACATATCCGATGATGGAGGCCAGCGGCGTGCGAAGCTCATGGCTGGCATTGGCGACGAAATCGGCATGGGCCCGGCCCAGCTCCGCCTCTGACGAGCGGTCGACCAGTTCGACGAGCCAGTACCGGTCATCCACTCTCTGCCGCCGCATCAGCCAATTACTGCGCGGCCCTGTGAGGCCGACGATCATTGTTTCGCCGCCACGTTCACGGGTCAGCAGGTCGATGGCGGCAGGATGGCGGAAAGCGACCCGGGCGTCTTGGCCGACGACGTGCGCACCCAGGGCCTCGCGCGCCGTGGCATTGGCCAGCACGATCCGCTCTCCGTCGACCAGCAAGATGGCGAGATTCGAATTCTCTACCAGCCGACCGATCCGGTCGCGCGTGATGGTGACACTGCGCGACATGTCGGTCTCACGGCGTTCCGGCACGGGAGCCGGGACGAGATAGAGCGACCCGATCCAGAGCAGGAGTATCGCCAGAGCCAGGATGGGATGTGCGCCGGAAATCATCGCCGCCGCTGCGCCGATCAGGGCCAGGGCAATGCCTGCCCATGGAGTGTCGCGCCGGCTGTCCATGGCACGGCCTTAGAGCGCGATTGACGGAGGTGGAAGCGGCTTGATGCGTATAGCGGTCGAAAGCCTGCATGCGTGGGCGCTGCGCACAAACGGCAACCCAGCCAAACCGATCAGCGATGTAAGGAAATCTCGTACCGCTGGTGACCCCTACGGGAATCGAACCCGTGTTTCAGCCGTGAAAGGGCCGCGTCCTAACCGCTAGACGAAGGGGCCATCTGCGGTACGAGCGGCGCACTTAGGGGGGCATCGGGATACGGTCAAGCCTTGTACGCTCGGCTCACGAAAAAATTTGGCTCAGTCGGCCCAGGCGGCGTCTTCCAGGTGCAATTCGGCCTGAGGGCGTGCGCCCCAGTCGTCCACCTTCACCCGGCCAGCGAGCCATAACCGGCGGCCTTTCGCGCCGTGGAGCAGGCTCTGGCCGAGCTCGCTGTCGGCGGAGCGGAAGGCGATTCCCTTGAAGCTGCGTCCATCCTGCCCGGCGGCGATGATGCGGACGTGGTCCTTGCCCACGATGTCGCATTTGACGAGGTGCACCGGCCCCACCGCCACGCGCGGTCCGGGCCAGCCCATGCCGAAGGGGCCTGCGCTGTCCATCGCATCGACGAGGTCGGGCGTCAGGCCGCCCGGTGCCAGCGACAAGTCCAGCGTCATCACCTGGTCCTCTCGCGCCTTGGAGACGGATGCAGCAAGGTGGCTGTCCAGCCAGTCCGCAAATTCGTCCAGCTTCTCCGACGCAACGGTGAGGCCCGCAGCCATCGCGTGCCCGCCGCCTGCGACCAGCAGGCCTTTCTCACGTGCACCGATGATGGCGGCGCCCAGGTCGACGCCCGGGATGGAGCGGCCCGAACCCTTGCCCGTGCCGTCATCGTCCAGCGCGATCACGAGTGCGGGCTTGCCGGTCTTCTCCTTGATCCGCCCTGCGACGATGCCGATGACGCCCGGGTGCCAGCCCTCAGCCGAGAGCACGATGACGGAGCGATTGTGCTGGCTGGCGAGTTGCTCTTCCGCGGCCTCCTGCACTGCCGCTTCGATGGCGCGGCGGTCCTCGTTTAGGTCGCTCAGCTGCTTGGCGATCTGCGCTGCTTCGTCAGGGTCCTGCGTTGTCAGGAGACGCACGCCTAGGGTGGATTCGCCCACGCGGCCCCCGGCATTGATGCGCGGACCCAGCGCAAAGCCGCAATCCGAACATTGCGGCGCGCGGCCAAGGCGGCTTGCGTCGATGAGGGCAGCCATGCCGGTGTTGCGGCGCTGCGCCATGATCTTCAGGCCCTGCGCAACGAAGGCGCGGTTGAGCCCGCGAATGGCCGCGACATCGGCCACCGTGCCCAGCGCCACGAGGTCGAGCAGTGACAGCAGGTCAGGCTCTTTCCTATCCGCAAAGAAGCCGCGCTGGCGCAGGGTACGGGTGAGCGCGACGGCGAGGATGAATGCGACGCCGACAGCGGCAAGATGGCCATGCTCCGCGCCTTCATCGCTTTCGTCCAACCGGTTGGGATTGACGAGGGCTAGGGCGGCGGGAAGCTCTGCGGCACATTTGTGATGGTCCACCACCACCACGTCCACACCCGCATCGCGCGCCGCTGACAGGGCCTCGAACGCCATCGCCCCGCAATCGACCGTCACGACCAGGCTCGATCCTGTCTCGCCCAGCTTGACCAGCGCTTCTCCGCTGGGGCCATAGCCTTCCAGCAGGCGGTCCGGGATGTAGTATTCGGCATCGTGGTCCAGCATCCGGAACAGCCGGATCAGCAGGGCCGCGCTGGTGGCACCGTCCACGTCGTAATCGCCATAGACCGTCACCTTCTCGCCCGAGAGCACCGCTTGCGCGAGGCGTTCAGCCGCGTTGTCCATGTCCCGGAATACAGAGGGATCGGGCAGGAAGCTGCGGATGCTGGGTTCACGGTGGCGTTGCAGATCGTCCCGCTCGACACCGCGCGAGAGCAGCAGCTGCGTGACGATGTCGTCCTCCAGCCCCGCGACACCGCTTTCCAGCGCCATGTTTCCGCCGCGCCAGCGCCAGGCCTTGCCGGTGATGGAGCGGGCGATGCCGAGGACGTTGGCGGTGGTCTGCATGGGCCGGAATCTAGCGTGCGCGGGGACTGTTGCATAGCGGAGCAGGCCAATGTTCCACGCTTGC
This genomic interval from Paraurantiacibacter namhicola contains the following:
- the phoU gene encoding phosphate signaling complex protein PhoU, with translation MASDHTVKAFDEDITRLRGLIAEMGGLAELAVQESLQALINGDEELAAKVVERDKRLDALESEVDAMAVRTIALRAPMADDLREIIAALKIGGVVERIGDYAKNIAKRVGRIEGRSRFEPLTLLPAMGDVTTEMVHDVLTAFAARDPALALEVIERDDKVDAFYDSIFRNLVSHMVENPATISSAAQLLFIARNLERIGDHCTNVAEMVHFAATGEYPDD
- the pstB gene encoding phosphate ABC transporter ATP-binding protein PstB, whose amino-acid sequence is MRARNVDVYYGTKQAIDDVSIDVHEEHVTAFIGPSGCGKSTFLRALNRMNDTIPSAKVSGTIELEGEDIYASGMDVVQLRARVGMVFQKPNPFPKSIYENIAYGPKIHGLAEGKGALDEVVERSLRRAGLWEEVKDRLEDSGTALSGGQQQRLCIARAIAVDPEVILMDEPCSALDPIATAKIEELIAELRGRYAIVIVTHSMQQAARVSQRTAFFHLGKMVEYGKTSDIFTNPRETRTKDYITGRYG
- the pstA gene encoding phosphate ABC transporter permease PstA, encoding MSEQAITAPTRTEAFEARLKKRYASERRFKAMGLGAILVSVFILVFLLGTMTFNGIAGFQRAELAVPMDFGEAGISLDPSIADEKDKFRSLEGQGLREVVQFFAEQELGAEGAAELSPQAWRVAADEIVADPSLLRQQTTLWLPATDDLATAYSGDGQADLQPLAQQLAGEGKLSDNFDPGFFSRSDATDPQQVGIWGALKGSILTMIVTLLLAFPIGVLAALYLEEYAPKNRWTDIIEVSINNLAAVPSIIFGLLGLAVFLWIFPNFRSAPLIGGMTLALMTMPVIVISGRNAIKAVPPSIRDGAMALGASPVQVVFHHVLPLALPGILTGTIIGMARALGETAPLLMIGMRAFVATPPDGFTSPATVLPVQIFLWSDEIDRGFVERTSAAIIVLLIFLLVMNGLAIYLRNRFEKTW
- the pstC gene encoding phosphate ABC transporter permease subunit PstC; amino-acid sequence: MSPAILLLLALGLGLAGWLVARGRAQAFASQSGGRIAARPSYHGWYAALWIALPVTIFIVIWSVVSPQLVMAHVLASPEASVLPEFGMKRQSLISEARAVATGSATTVFNPEARQLIGPFEDALTRYNWIGLALTLIIALAGAAWAFLRLKPDFTARTRVEKAVMTGLLLASLVAILTTLGIVVSLVFETIRFFGMVNPIDFLFGTHWGPDPMANPDNPDPTRYGAIPLFWGTIYIGAIIAMIVALPLGLMSAIYLTQYASPRWRKVLKPALEVLAGVPTVVYGYFAALTVAPFIRDLAVSVGISNASSESALAAGMVMGVMIIPFVSSMADDSIAAVPQAMRDGSLALGATTNETIRRVLVPAALPGIVAGIMLAVSRAIGETMIVVMAAGAAANLSANPLEAMTTVTFQIVAMLTGEGSFDHPATLSAFALGFVLFLVTLALNFIALRVVKRFREAYE
- a CDS encoding substrate-binding domain-containing protein codes for the protein MKMLFKGTIAATAALALAACGSEGTGGSDTRDSVRVVGSSTVFPFAKSVAESFARSTDFGSPIIESTGTGGGIQLFCSGVGTDTPDIANASRRMKASEFADCQANGVENITEIQVGLDGIAFASAKGGITMNLTPEIVYRALAASPYGKEQTAQTWSDVDPSLPDLPILVYGPPSTSGTRDALKELVLEVGCKADPAMSELKEADEDKYDQVCTEVRSDGKYVDQGEQDNLIVQKLGGNQNAVGVFGYSYLEENLDSVQGLPMNGVDPTYENISSFQYPGARPLFIYVKNAHLEAIPGLREYIGAWAANWGRGGSLAAIGLVANPEDAMATANTAATEFTPLTADKLK
- a CDS encoding OprO/OprP family phosphate-selective porin, coding for MRNVTLIGLALAATSLTSLPAAAQQAGTMSVQEELAQMRAEMAALSGRVATLEGELEQTKAELEQERARNAQLTQPAAPVAVAVAPAAEPGAEIEFKGAPEISADGGWSFKPRGRIQADAGFISAPDSTGAADGFGSNLRRARIGMQGDIPGGFGYKFEVDFAGDQVTLADAILTYEGKGVDISIGQHNNFQSLEELTSSLHTSFIERAAFTDAFGFERRLGISVEFGVGDVSVQAGAFSDNISDLPGKEHSFDGRVVYAPKFGDGQLHLGASVHYADTDSNNVRYRQRPLVNFTSERFVNTGNLAAESEFGYGAEAAFISGRFHVAGEAFWQNVDRPGALADPTFFGGYAEAGVFLTSGDSRGYKGGTFNRIKPASPVGEGGIGAIQFNVRYDHLDLNDAGITGGKQNGYFASLVWTPTDYTRFLVNYGRLEYTDAVLPETSGNRDYSVDVVGVRAQVDF
- a CDS encoding sensor histidine kinase, with the protein product MDSRRDTPWAGIALALIGAAAAMISGAHPILALAILLLWIGSLYLVPAPVPERRETDMSRSVTITRDRIGRLVENSNLAILLVDGERIVLANATAREALGAHVVGQDARVAFRHPAAIDLLTRERGGETMIVGLTGPRSNWLMRRQRVDDRYWLVELVDRSSEAELGRAHADFVANASHELRTPLASIIGYVETLEDEAPDADPAIIRKFHKTVLREARRLQSLVADLMSLSKVQAEKHEVPRDRVDLTSVVKRASHDVSAGEHSDRLVYEMDEQVLVPGEAEQLEQLVRNLVENALKYGDPAKPVTISLAKGARSMAELVVRDLGEGIEAEHLPHLTRRFYRTDPGRSRAAGGTGLGLAIVKHIVERHRGRLDIDSELGVGTSVRVRLPLHEDTA
- the recJ gene encoding single-stranded-DNA-specific exonuclease RecJ translates to MQTTANVLGIARSITGKAWRWRGGNMALESGVAGLEDDIVTQLLLSRGVERDDLQRHREPSIRSFLPDPSVFRDMDNAAERLAQAVLSGEKVTVYGDYDVDGATSAALLIRLFRMLDHDAEYYIPDRLLEGYGPSGEALVKLGETGSSLVVTVDCGAMAFEALSAARDAGVDVVVVDHHKCAAELPAALALVNPNRLDESDEGAEHGHLAAVGVAFILAVALTRTLRQRGFFADRKEPDLLSLLDLVALGTVADVAAIRGLNRAFVAQGLKIMAQRRNTGMAALIDASRLGRAPQCSDCGFALGPRINAGGRVGESTLGVRLLTTQDPDEAAQIAKQLSDLNEDRRAIEAAVQEAAEEQLASQHNRSVIVLSAEGWHPGVIGIVAGRIKEKTGKPALVIALDDDGTGKGSGRSIPGVDLGAAIIGAREKGLLVAGGGHAMAAGLTVASEKLDEFADWLDSHLAASVSKAREDQVMTLDLSLAPGGLTPDLVDAMDSAGPFGMGWPGPRVAVGPVHLVKCDIVGKDHVRIIAAGQDGRSFKGIAFRSADSELGQSLLHGAKGRRLWLAGRVKVDDWGARPQAELHLEDAAWAD